In Argiope bruennichi chromosome X1, qqArgBrue1.1, whole genome shotgun sequence, a single window of DNA contains:
- the LOC129959446 gene encoding LON peptidase N-terminal domain and RING finger protein 3-like, with protein MGESDLQAIYNKNSSKRNENLNREIQDSTAVDFLKSLVESYLKRGKVHDALNAYISAYSSDFLDQTCLETFVAGLIEKARKMVTKDMKFNVSFFLCSLCCDVMTDPVTLKCGHTYSKKCILSVSQTESFVCRKCNKSYSHAYLSQLKINVKISALIEKFLKTQQADHKRSRAATPDCVCGTDSSSNQNASFSEADDDLVALEAFSSKSYLRKGDLLVKLEKYEEAIKHYLISLTFDPNLTEAKEKALKFFHNFLHKCPTKMYTKNFCPGEFISSNVARMDNESTVSYSPVMKEKKYDGNETKNLNLLHSNKQLKIDSLHDMLDDFYNEVEYISEDDFVKDQIDLACLDKQDFECALCIRILWEPVSTTCGHTFCRVCLNRSLDHQTNCPLCKASLSSFLAERVQSTTEFLEKAIETLFPNEYADRKASYEEEMEELYNAGKDPEHVIPLFVCTIAFPTVPCPLHVFEPRYRLMIRQCMESGSRQFGMCAFIDNDIAEYGTMLEIRDVQYFPDGRSVVDTIGSRRFRILRKGERDGYSTGAVEFLKDESLNANNLQDVIEMHDQVYKVSQAWFMRLPRDTKQEILQHFGPMPEIEAGYINSANGPSWFWWMLAVLPLEPKSRLMILSMTSLPRRLKTLYRVLLHLQSTIVV; from the exons atgggaGAATCCGACCTGCAAgcaatttataataagaatagtAGTAAACGCAACGAAAATTTAAATAGAGAAATTCAAGATTCTACGGctgttgattttttaaagagTCTAGTTGAGTCTTATTTGAAACGCGGTAAAGTTCATGATGCTTTGAATGCTTATATTAGTGCTTACAGTTCGGATTTCCTGGATCAGACATGCCTCGAAACCTTCGTGGCTGGTTTAAttgaaaaagcaagaaaaatggTTACcaaagatatgaaatttaatgtgAGTTTTTTTCTATGTTCCCTGTGTTGTGATGTTATGACTGATCCTGTCACCCTCAAATGTGGCCACACTTATTCGAAAAAATGCATTCTGTCAGTATCCCAAACCGAATCTTTTGTGTGTAGAAAGTGTAATAAAAGCTACAGCCATGCATACCTGTCTCAGTTAAAGATCAACGTGAAAATATCTGcacttattgaaaaattcttgaaaacacAGCAGGCAGATCATAAACGTTCTCGAGCAGCTACTCCCGACTGCGTGTGCG gtACAGATTCTTCCTCTAATCAAAATGCATCATTTTCGGAAGCAGATGATGACTTAGTTGCATTGGAAGCCTTCTCTTCaaag tcttatttaAGAAAAGGAGATTTACTAGTCAAATTAGAAAAGTATGAAGAAgccataaaacattatttaatttcccTAACTTTTGATCCAAATTTAACTGAAgcaaaagaaaaagcattaaag ttttttcataattttttgcataaatgccCTACTAAGATGTACACTAAGAATTTCTGTCCAGGAGAATTTATTTCATCTAATGTAGCTCGAATGGATAATGAATCTACTGTTAGCTACTCCCCcgtaatgaaagagaaaaaatatgacGGGAATGAAACAAAG AATTTGAATTTGTTGCACTCAAACAAACAATTGAAAATTGACAGTCTGCATGATATGTTAGATGACTTCTATAATGAAGTTGAATATATTTCAG AAGATGATTTTGTTAAAGACCAGATTGATCTAGCCTGCCTTGACAAACAAGATTTTGAATGTGCTTTATGCATAAG GATACTTTGGGAGCCAGTTTCTACTACATGTGGCCATACATTTTGCAGAGTTTGCTTGAACCGTTCTCTTGATCATCAAACTAATTGTCCTCTTTGCAAAGCTTCTCTATCCAGT tttctaGCAGAACGTGTACAAAGCACCACTGAATTTCTTGAAAAGGCGATTGAAACTTTGTTTCCAAATGAGTACGCTGATAGGAAAGCATCTTATGAAGAAGAAATGGAAGAACTTTACAA cgcCGGCAAAGATCCTGAACATGTTATTCCCCTCTTTGTTTGTACAATAGCATTTCCCACAGTGCCTTGTCCTTTACATGTGTTCGAACCTCGTTACAGACTTATGATTAGACAATGTATGGAATCTGGCAGCCGTCAGTTTGGAATGTGTGCCTTCATTGATaatga cATTGCAGAATATGGAACCATGTTGGAAATCAGAGATGTACAATATTTTCCTGATGGAAGATCTGTTGTTGATACTATTGGAAGCAGACGTTTTCGGATTCTTAGAAAAGGCGAAAGAGATGGATACAGCACTGGTGCTGTTGAATTCTTAAAGGATGAATCCTTGAATGCTAATAATCTTCAAG ATGTAATAGAAATGCATGATCAAGTGTACAAGGTCTCTCAAGCATGGTTTATGAGATTGCCAAGAGACACCAAGCAggaaattttgcaacattttggGCCTATGCCTGAAATAGAAGCCGGTTACATCAATTCTGCTAATGGACCATCGTGGTTTTGGTGGATGTTAGCTGTTTTACCTCTGGAACCTAAATCAAGACTCATGATTCTCTCTATGACATCTTTACCACGCAGACTCAAAACTCTCTACAGAGTTCTTTTGCATCTGCAGTCAACAATTGTTGTATGA